AGCGAGGCAAATGGATCTTGAAAAACCATTTGCATGTTTAATCTGGCTTCTCGCAATTGAGGTGGAGACATAGCGACAATATCTTGACCATCGATAGTCACATGGCCTGATAGCGGTTCGACCAGTCTTAGCAAAGAGCGTCCAACTGTAGATTTACCACAACCAGATTCACCAACCAAAGACAAAGTCTTGCCCTTCATTAATTTAAACGAAACATCTTCTACAGCATGTACATTTGCGACAGTGCGTCTAAGAAACCCACTCTTTACTGCAAATCGCGTCGTGAGATTTTTGACCAAAAGCAATGGTTCGTTACTGCCTGTAAGTGGCTTAAATTTGGTATTTTCATCACCCATCAAACGCATTGGCTCAGGCAAAAGTTTACCTTTCATTTCTCCAAGCTTGGGAACCGCCGCCAAAAGGGATTTCGTATAGTCATGCTTTGGGTTTTCAAATATCTCTTCGACTGTCCCTTCTTCGACCTTTTTACCCTGATGCATTACAACAACCCTATCGGCCATTTGTGCTACAACGGACATGTCATGGGTGATAAACATAACAGCAGTGCCTGTTTCTCGCTTTAGACGGTCAATCAATGCCAGAATTTCTGCCTGTATTGTGACATCCAAGGCTGTTGTGGGTTCATCGGCGATAAGCAACCTAGGTTCACAAGCCAAAGCCATTGCGATAACAACACGCTGTCTCATCCCACCTGAAAGTTCATGAGGGTATTGATTCAGTCTGCGTTCAGGTTCCGGAATGCGTACTAGATAAAGTAATTCAAGCGCCCGCTTAGTAGCTTCTGCTTTGCCAAGTGCTTTGTGGGTACGTAGGCCCTCAGTCAATTGTTGTGCGACGGTAAAAAGCGGGTTCAATGCTGTCATCGGCTCTTGAAAGATCATTCCGATTTCATTGCCTCGGATCGTGCGCATTAGGGATTGATCAGATTTGGTTATATCCAATGTTTCCCCTGATTTGCGTGTAAATTTTAAGGTGCCATCTGTTAATTTCCCACCTCCAAACTCCACAAGTCGCATCATTGATAAAGAAGAGACCGATTTACCAGATCCGGATTCTCCTACTATGCAAACGGTTTCTCTTGGCATTATCTCAAAAGAAACATCTTCAACCCCAACCACAGTGCCGGTTTTGGTTTGAAATTCGACACGCAGGTTTTCAAAGCTCGCAATAGGCTTAGTCATATCTTCTTGCAATTTTTGCATCCTCATTAACCACTCTCATATTAATTGAGATGCAGCGACCTTGCATGGTCATGGTCCGAGAAGAGTTTTCTAACATAGGCAATCTTAATCCCTCATCTCTGCCGCAATTTAGGGTTCAACGCATCGTTTAGTCCATCTCCTACCAGCGAGATACATAAAACAGTTACGAAGATTGCAATACCTGGAATTGTGACGGTGTAGCTGGCATCTAGGATATATTGTCGATTGGATCCTATCACTTGTCCCCAGCTTACAACATTCGGGTCTGTTAAGCCTAAAAAGCTAAGCCCTGCCTCGAAGAGGATAGCCGAACCTACCATTAATGCAGCTTGCACGATGATAGGCGGTAACGCGTTCGGCAGAATCACTTTGAAAATAAGCTTGGCGTCAGTTGATCCAGAGGCGCGGCTTGCCATGACATATTCTAATTCGCGTATGCGTAGATATTCCGAACGGGTTATTCTGGCAACTGCGGTCCAACTTACAACTCCGATTGAAAACGTTATCATCATGAGGGACGACCCAAAGAGGGCGACAATAACCATAGAAAAGAGTAATGTAGGGAGAACCTGAAAAAACTCGGTTATTCGCATCAAGACTTCTTCAACCCAGCCCCGATAAAATCCGGCAACTGCCCCGATAGAGACACCGATGAAGACCGAAACAAAAGCAGCCGAAAGGCCAATTAAAATTGATACACGGGCACCATGTATTATTGCTGCTAAAAGGTCTCGGCCCAAGTAATCCGTACCAAGAATAAAACCATCCACCCCCGGTGGAGAAAAAGGAGACCACACCATTTCGAAGGGATCTATAGGATATAACATTGGTCCGAAAATAGCGCCAAGAACAATTAAAGACAGAAGAACAAGCGCCGTCATTGCAGCATGATTTTGGCGAAACATCTGCCAAGCTTCGATGAATGGGTGCCTTGCTGCGATCATATCTTGTGTGATCTGTTGGTTTGCATCACTCATCACTTTGCTCCAATCCGAGGATCTATTAGGCGCAAAATCAAATCAGTGAGAAGGTTCCCCACGATAACAACAAGTGCTGAAAAGAAAAGAATACCCAAAATTGTTGGGGTATCTCTAGCGATAATAGATTGGAAAGCGAGGGTGCCGAGCCCTGGCCAGCTAAAAACAGCCTCTACTAGGACAGCGCCTGAAATAACGGCCGAAAACTGAAGTCCAGCCAGAGTTATCACGGGTGAAAGCGAGTTCTTGAGAGCATGTTTGTAAACGACATCGCGATCATACAGGCCCTTTGCTTTCGCCGTTCTAATGTAATCTGAACCAAGTACTTCGAGCATTGTTGCACGACACAATCGCGAGTAAAGGGCCAGAAAAATGGAACCCAGCGTGATTACTGGCAACACAAGATGGCGCGCCACATCAACGAAATGAACCCAAAAATTGCCTGATATGGTTACATCCCTCATTCCAGCAACTGGAAACCATTGCACATTTAAGGAAAACCCGATCAAGAGCAATATACCCGTCCAAAAAACGGGGGCCGAATAACCAAACAAGGCTAGTAGCGTCACAAAGTGACTGGTTAGTCCATTGGGACGTCTTGCAGAGATAACTCCAAGCAACACACCTACAATAAGAGCAAGAGCTTGAGCCGTAAAAACTAATAAAAGCGTTGCAGGTAGCCTTTGTAAAATAAGCTCTGTTACAGGCTTGTTGTAAAAA
The nucleotide sequence above comes from Rhodobacteraceae bacterium Araon29. Encoded proteins:
- a CDS encoding ABC transporter permease subunit is translated as MIAARHPFIEAWQMFRQNHAAMTALVLLSLIVLGAIFGPMLYPIDPFEMVWSPFSPPGVDGFILGTDYLGRDLLAAIIHGARVSILIGLSAAFVSVFIGVSIGAVAGFYRGWVEEVLMRITEFFQVLPTLLFSMVIVALFGSSLMMITFSIGVVSWTAVARITRSEYLRIRELEYVMASRASGSTDAKLIFKVILPNALPPIIVQAALMVGSAILFEAGLSFLGLTDPNVVSWGQVIGSNRQYILDASYTVTIPGIAIFVTVLCISLVGDGLNDALNPKLRQR
- a CDS encoding ABC transporter permease subunit; this translates as MMILQNMLVRVFYGVILLAAVLVLNFSMMHMAPGDVADTISQSMGGADKEILDQIRADYGLDRPFLVQLGSYIGNVLTFDLGFSYFYNKPVTELILQRLPATLLLVFTAQALALIVGVLLGVISARRPNGLTSHFVTLLALFGYSAPVFWTGILLLIGFSLNVQWFPVAGMRDVTISGNFWVHFVDVARHLVLPVITLGSIFLALYSRLCRATMLEVLGSDYIRTAKAKGLYDRDVVYKHALKNSLSPVITLAGLQFSAVISGAVLVEAVFSWPGLGTLAFQSIIARDTPTILGILFFSALVVIVGNLLTDLILRLIDPRIGAK
- a CDS encoding dipeptide ABC transporter ATP-binding protein; its protein translation is MTKPIASFENLRVEFQTKTGTVVGVEDVSFEIMPRETVCIVGESGSGKSVSSLSMMRLVEFGGGKLTDGTLKFTRKSGETLDITKSDQSLMRTIRGNEIGMIFQEPMTALNPLFTVAQQLTEGLRTHKALGKAEATKRALELLYLVRIPEPERRLNQYPHELSGGMRQRVVIAMALACEPRLLIADEPTTALDVTIQAEILALIDRLKRETGTAVMFITHDMSVVAQMADRVVVMHQGKKVEEGTVEEIFENPKHDYTKSLLAAVPKLGEMKGKLLPEPMRLMGDENTKFKPLTGSNEPLLLVKNLTTRFAVKSGFLRRTVANVHAVEDVSFKLMKGKTLSLVGESGCGKSTVGRSLLRLVEPLSGHVTIDGQDIVAMSPPQLREARLNMQMVFQDPFASLNPQMVLKDQVADPMRNYNTHSGDALDRRVEMLFDRVELPRSFLRRYPHELSGGQRQRVAIARALALNPKLIIADEAVSALDVSVQAQVLNLMLELQSELGLSFLFISHDMAVVERVSHDVGVMYLGRIVEFGPRSKIFENPQHAYTKALLKAVPIADPRQRKSEKELNFKPLASPIHGLDYEAEPSVYEEISEGHFILTTDSGY